A stretch of the Aminipila terrae genome encodes the following:
- a CDS encoding VOC family protein yields the protein MNKITCICLGVRNMEKALQFYRDRLGFQTEEKGDSPQVVFFNTTGTKFELYPLDLLAEDISKEHTPQIGNGFGGITLIYNVEHREDVEKVIELARNAGAEIVKEPQDVFWGGYHAYFSDLDGYYWEVAWGPDFKFDDEGMLVF from the coding sequence ATGAATAAGATAACTTGTATTTGTTTAGGCGTAAGAAACATGGAAAAAGCCCTTCAGTTTTACAGGGACAGGCTAGGGTTTCAAACCGAGGAAAAAGGTGATAGCCCCCAAGTTGTATTCTTTAACACGACTGGAACAAAGTTTGAACTTTATCCTTTGGATTTATTAGCGGAAGATATTAGTAAAGAACACACACCCCAAATCGGTAATGGTTTTGGAGGAATCACATTGATCTATAATGTGGAACATAGGGAAGATGTTGAAAAAGTAATAGAGTTGGCTAGAAATGCCGGAGCTGAAATTGTTAAGGAGCCTCAGGATGTTTTTTGGGGTGGATACCACGCATATTTTTCTGACTTGGACGGTTATTATTGGGAAGTTGCCTGGGGACCTGATTTCAAGTTTGATGATGAGGGTATGCTGGTATTTTAG
- a CDS encoding PF20097 family protein, which produces MMECPKCNDVMIHGFIQSANGIFWSEKKHKIYFAANERKGEIVVTDTLTDYCTEAYYCSRCGTIVIPNKVE; this is translated from the coding sequence ATGATGGAATGTCCAAAATGTAATGACGTAATGATTCATGGGTTTATTCAGAGTGCCAACGGAATTTTTTGGAGTGAAAAAAAACACAAGATATATTTTGCTGCCAATGAACGTAAGGGAGAAATAGTGGTAACCGATACTTTGACAGATTATTGTACAGAGGCCTATTACTGCTCTAGATGCGGAACGATTGTGATACCAAACAAAGTTGAATAA
- a CDS encoding GGDEF domain-containing protein, which yields MFSMPYLCICIYCMLQLSFFIIMDRRYRNTSFTKECYFPLILVMMLLSFVADIVSTLNQTSDWFFPFAAAGNYFEIIINTMLLPVFYLYVCAQIYNMDKILKQRIYNILWILAVICSMVVISTAFTGQIFYFDDDRMYHRGHLFWLPMMILLVMMLIIQVFIIKHKPKIEVRHYKSLIFFLLLPLLGWGLQFLIFGLPFSLICGTLAAQIVFINIQNLKMSIDYLTGVFNRKELDKYMQNKIAAAVSNQSFSAILLDIDNFKSINDQFGHYEGDLALSDAVNILRNSFENNEFIARYGGDEFCIILDSDQDSELEITIQRINSNLLNFNKHSQKPYELSFSMGYAVYHPSIGKSSELFLNTIDQKMYVEKKSRKK from the coding sequence ATGTTTTCTATGCCCTACTTATGTATCTGCATATACTGCATGCTTCAGTTAAGCTTTTTTATTATAATGGACAGACGATACCGAAATACCAGTTTCACAAAGGAATGCTATTTTCCTTTGATTTTGGTTATGATGCTGCTCTCGTTTGTAGCAGATATTGTAAGTACTCTTAATCAGACATCTGATTGGTTTTTCCCTTTTGCAGCCGCAGGTAATTATTTTGAAATTATTATTAATACAATGCTGCTTCCCGTATTTTACCTTTATGTTTGTGCACAGATTTATAATATGGACAAAATATTAAAACAGAGAATATATAATATTCTTTGGATATTAGCTGTGATTTGCAGTATGGTAGTAATTTCAACAGCCTTTACAGGACAGATTTTCTATTTTGATGATGACAGAATGTATCATCGGGGTCATTTATTCTGGCTTCCAATGATGATTCTCCTGGTCATGATGCTGATTATCCAGGTGTTTATTATTAAGCATAAGCCAAAAATAGAAGTAAGACATTATAAATCTTTGATTTTTTTCCTGCTTTTACCCTTACTTGGATGGGGATTACAGTTTTTGATTTTTGGATTACCTTTTTCATTGATTTGTGGAACTTTAGCGGCTCAGATTGTATTTATAAACATTCAAAATTTGAAAATGTCTATAGATTATCTAACTGGCGTTTTTAATCGTAAGGAACTGGACAAATATATGCAGAATAAAATTGCCGCTGCAGTCAGTAATCAATCCTTCTCAGCGATACTTCTCGATATTGATAATTTTAAGTCAATTAACGATCAGTTTGGTCACTATGAAGGGGATCTTGCATTATCAGATGCTGTTAATATTTTACGCAATTCATTTGAAAATAATGAGTTCATTGCACGTTATGGAGGAGATGAATTTTGTATAATTCTTGATTCGGATCAGGACTCTGAATTAGAAATTACCATACAGCGTATTAATAGTAACCTTCTAAACTTTAACAAACATTCACAAAAGCCATATGAACTAAGTTTTAGTATGGGGTATGCGGTATATCACCCGTCAATCGGGAAAAGTTCTGAACTATTCTTAAATACCATAGATCAGAAAATGTATGTTGAGAAAAAATCACGCAAAAAATGA